In a single window of the Niabella ginsenosidivorans genome:
- a CDS encoding beta-N-acetylhexosaminidase: MKKFSFTLLLAFTLLVAVAQEKIAIIPEPVSLIAGSGTFTLPQQVTIGIPEKADLGYTTGLLKQKLSRTGSTVQEQKGSRSATINLVLNKSPNARIGDEGYTLSVTPDKIVIAANKPAGLFYGAQTFLQLLPPEIESMEPVNGVVWKVPVAEITDYPRVGWRGLMLDVSRHFFTVDEVKKYIDNMSRFKYNIFHFHLTDDEGWRLQIKSLPKLTEVGAWRINRTGLFNTFSPAEPDEKKSYGGYYTHEDIKELVQYAKERFINILPEIDVPGHSLAAIASYPELSCTEGADQYQVRYGQPIMDWSHGAPPIALIDNTLCPANEKVYGFMDKVITEVAQLFPFPYIHVGGDEAPHNFWEKSSQVQALMKKENLKTMPQVQAYFEKRLEKIVNSKGKKLMGWDEILEGGISPTAALMSWRGEKYGIEASQSKHYVVMSPTQYAYIDYMQGDVSTEVPIYATLRLSKAYEFNPVPQGANAEYVLGGQANLWTENVYNMRQAEYMTWPRGLAIAESVWSPANKKNWNNFVSKTEQFFKRFDEAEIKYSPAIYDPVVSVAKKGTDYYVTLTPEIEGLDIYTSFDNSAPDRFYPKYKAPLLIPKDAQLLRVITYRGKKEIGRQMSIKVEDLKKRVK; encoded by the coding sequence ATGAAAAAGTTTTCATTCACTTTGCTGTTGGCTTTTACACTGCTTGTAGCCGTTGCACAGGAAAAGATCGCCATTATCCCCGAACCGGTTTCACTCATTGCCGGTTCCGGTACGTTTACACTGCCTCAGCAGGTAACGATTGGCATTCCTGAAAAAGCTGATCTGGGCTATACCACCGGCTTGTTAAAGCAAAAATTGAGTCGTACCGGTTCCACTGTTCAGGAACAAAAAGGAAGCCGCAGTGCTACCATTAACTTAGTGCTTAATAAAAGCCCCAATGCCCGTATCGGAGATGAAGGTTATACGCTTTCTGTAACACCGGATAAAATAGTGATCGCTGCCAACAAACCTGCCGGGTTGTTTTATGGTGCGCAAACCTTTTTACAGTTGTTGCCACCGGAAATTGAAAGTATGGAACCGGTGAACGGCGTTGTCTGGAAAGTGCCTGTTGCTGAAATTACAGATTACCCGAGAGTGGGCTGGAGAGGACTGATGCTGGATGTGTCCCGCCACTTCTTTACAGTGGATGAAGTAAAAAAATATATTGACAACATGTCCCGCTTTAAGTACAATATTTTTCATTTTCACTTAACCGATGATGAGGGCTGGCGACTGCAGATAAAAAGCCTGCCCAAACTGACAGAAGTGGGCGCATGGCGTATTAACCGTACCGGTCTGTTCAATACGTTTTCTCCTGCTGAGCCTGATGAAAAAAAATCGTACGGGGGCTATTATACGCATGAGGACATTAAAGAGCTGGTGCAATATGCAAAAGAGCGCTTTATAAATATCCTGCCGGAAATTGATGTGCCGGGCCACAGCCTGGCTGCAATAGCGTCTTACCCTGAGCTATCCTGCACAGAAGGCGCCGATCAATACCAGGTACGTTATGGGCAGCCCATTATGGACTGGTCGCACGGCGCACCACCCATTGCATTAATTGATAATACACTTTGCCCTGCCAACGAAAAAGTGTATGGTTTTATGGATAAAGTCATTACCGAAGTGGCACAATTATTTCCCTTCCCGTATATTCATGTAGGAGGCGATGAAGCGCCGCATAATTTCTGGGAGAAAAGCTCCCAGGTGCAGGCGCTGATGAAAAAGGAAAATTTAAAGACCATGCCTCAGGTACAGGCTTATTTTGAAAAACGGCTGGAGAAAATTGTTAATTCAAAAGGCAAGAAACTGATGGGCTGGGATGAGATCCTTGAAGGAGGCATTTCTCCAACTGCGGCATTGATGAGCTGGCGTGGTGAAAAATATGGTATTGAAGCTTCCCAGTCCAAACACTATGTAGTGATGAGCCCTACCCAATATGCCTATATTGACTATATGCAGGGCGATGTAAGTACGGAAGTGCCTATTTATGCTACATTGCGCCTATCTAAAGCTTATGAGTTCAATCCCGTGCCTCAGGGCGCCAATGCCGAATATGTTTTAGGCGGGCAGGCCAACCTGTGGACGGAGAATGTATATAACATGCGACAGGCGGAATACATGACATGGCCGCGTGGCCTGGCCATTGCAGAATCTGTGTGGAGCCCGGCGAACAAAAAGAACTGGAATAATTTTGTAAGTAAAACGGAGCAGTTCTTTAAGCGCTTTGATGAAGCCGAGATCAAATATTCTCCTGCTATTTATGATCCTGTTGTTTCTGTAGCCAAAAAGGGAACTGACTATTATGTAACGCTTACGCCTGAAATTGAAGGTCTGGATATTTACACCAGCTTTGACAATTCCGCACCGGATCGCTTTTATCCGAAATATAAAGCGCCGCTGCTGATTCCGAAAGATGCCCAATTGCTTAGAGTGATTACTTACAGGGGCAAAAAGGAAATAGGGCGCCAGATGTCTATTAAAGTAGAAGATCTGAAGAAACGCGTGAAGTAA
- a CDS encoding FAD:protein FMN transferase: MAQVLKWGWRLSGFLTVVLVFSFFRKSNELKPYHVNGFAQGTTYHITYYAEDSVLRRSQADSIFHSIDSSLSVYKPYSLITRFNQCKRGIIADRHLKKVVAKALEVSRASGGIFDITVMPLVKLWGFGPEGKTKAEPTARQIREVLSYVGYRKIYFKEDSLIKKDYRTTIDVNGIAQGYTVDVIAGFFESKGIRNYLVEVGGEIRVKGSKQPSGELMKIGIERPSETVDDSNPVLIKRIRVKEGAVTTSGKYRNAYKSGSKKISHLMDPRTGYSIRNEMISATVLAKDGITADAYDNVFMGMSVNEAFAFLKKHPGLEGYFIYSGKDGAVADTASAGFNALLEK; the protein is encoded by the coding sequence ATGGCTCAGGTATTAAAATGGGGATGGCGCTTGTCAGGGTTTTTAACGGTTGTCCTTGTATTTTCTTTTTTCAGAAAATCCAATGAGCTCAAACCATATCATGTAAACGGGTTCGCTCAGGGTACTACCTATCATATTACTTATTACGCAGAGGACAGCGTACTAAGGCGGTCGCAGGCGGATAGCATCTTCCATTCCATTGACAGTTCACTGTCTGTATACAAACCTTATTCTTTAATTACAAGGTTTAATCAGTGTAAAAGAGGCATTATCGCCGACCGGCACCTTAAGAAGGTTGTTGCCAAAGCGCTGGAAGTATCTAGGGCTTCCGGCGGGATCTTTGATATAACGGTCATGCCCCTGGTAAAGCTCTGGGGTTTTGGCCCGGAAGGAAAGACAAAAGCGGAGCCCACTGCGCGGCAGATCAGAGAAGTACTATCTTATGTGGGGTACCGGAAAATTTATTTTAAAGAAGACAGCCTTATAAAAAAAGATTACCGGACGACGATCGACGTAAATGGTATTGCACAGGGCTATACTGTGGATGTGATCGCCGGTTTCTTTGAGTCAAAGGGAATCCGGAATTACCTGGTGGAAGTGGGTGGCGAGATCCGGGTAAAAGGGAGCAAACAGCCTTCCGGGGAGCTCATGAAAATAGGCATTGAACGCCCATCTGAAACTGTTGATGACAGTAACCCGGTATTAATAAAAAGGATCCGCGTGAAAGAGGGGGCCGTAACCACTTCCGGCAAATACCGCAACGCATATAAAAGCGGTAGCAAAAAAATATCACACCTGATGGATCCGCGTACAGGCTATTCGATCCGGAATGAAATGATCAGCGCTACGGTGCTGGCAAAGGACGGCATTACAGCGGATGCCTATGATAATGTGTTTATGGGCATGTCTGTCAATGAGGCTTTTGCTTTTTTAAAAAAGCACCCGGGGCTGGAAGGCTATTTTATTTATTCCGGGAAAGACGGGGCCGTTGCTGATACGGCATCGGCCGGATTCAATGCCCTGCTGGAAAAATGA
- a CDS encoding EVE domain-containing protein — MSYWLIKSEPFKYSYDQLVKDKKTVWDGVRNYAARLNLRAMKKGDLAFFYHSNEGMEIVGIAKITKEAFQDPTTTDERWVAVEVAPYKKLKKTVPLAAIKEVPALKEMDLVRLGRLSVQTVKPEEWALILEMSEEKA; from the coding sequence ATGTCATACTGGCTTATAAAATCAGAACCTTTTAAATACAGCTACGACCAGCTGGTAAAGGATAAGAAAACAGTTTGGGATGGTGTTCGTAATTATGCAGCCCGCCTGAACCTGCGTGCAATGAAAAAAGGAGACCTGGCTTTTTTTTATCATAGCAATGAAGGAATGGAGATCGTAGGTATTGCAAAGATCACCAAAGAAGCTTTCCAGGATCCTACCACCACAGACGAGCGCTGGGTAGCTGTTGAAGTGGCTCCTTATAAAAAACTGAAAAAAACAGTACCACTTGCAGCCATAAAAGAGGTGCCGGCATTAAAGGAAATGGATCTGGTGCGTTTAGGCAGGCTGTCTGTGCAAACAGTGAAACCGGAAGAATGGGCCCTAATATTAGAAATGTCAGAGGAGAAGGCATAA
- a CDS encoding TylF/MycF/NovP-related O-methyltransferase: MFAKLNRFVKDLILVSGVGYLFYPFRKVLLFLYNLGLLTHWIHRNKRLPANTDYFTWGRNYEKRINGFEYILNRYQLRDQAFLYMEFGVASGVSFEWWLQHAQHPETTFWGFDTFEGLPENWGPFYKKGAMAHTEKAYVDTRYRFFKGIFQDTLADAIEQNRTLMRREGIKVILLDADLFSSTLFVLSQLYPYLKRGDLIILDEFNVPNHEFYAVKLFQECFYRKLEPVSALNNFYQTIFEVQ, from the coding sequence ATGTTTGCAAAATTGAATCGCTTTGTAAAGGATCTTATTTTGGTTAGCGGGGTAGGGTATTTGTTTTATCCTTTCAGAAAGGTATTGCTTTTCCTCTATAACCTCGGTTTATTAACTCATTGGATACACCGGAATAAAAGGCTGCCGGCCAATACTGATTATTTTACATGGGGCCGTAATTATGAAAAACGGATCAATGGATTTGAATATATTTTAAACCGCTATCAGTTACGGGATCAGGCATTTTTATACATGGAGTTTGGAGTAGCTTCCGGTGTATCCTTTGAGTGGTGGCTGCAACATGCACAACACCCCGAAACCACATTTTGGGGGTTTGATACCTTTGAGGGGTTACCGGAAAATTGGGGGCCTTTCTATAAAAAGGGCGCAATGGCACATACAGAGAAGGCATATGTTGACACCCGGTATCGCTTTTTCAAAGGAATATTCCAGGATACGCTTGCTGATGCAATTGAACAAAACAGAACCCTGATGCGCAGGGAAGGGATAAAGGTGATCCTGCTGGATGCGGACCTGTTCTCTTCAACGCTCTTTGTGCTGTCCCAACTGTACCCTTATCTGAAAAGAGGGGACCTGATCATCCTGGATGAATTTAATGTACCCAATCATGAGTTCTATGCCGTAAAACTCTTCCAGGAATGTTTTTACAGGAAACTGGAACCGGTTTCGGCGCTTAACAATTTTTATCAGACTATTTTTGAAGTGCAGTAA